agttgctacgtaaaaaggctaattattttggtacaatagaaaAGTTTGGTCACCATCCTAAGACTATAAATGTCATAAACCAAGAACAAGAATTAATTCTagatgttttaagaaaagtagaagatgaAACTGTTAAGCAATAactttttgaagtttttaagaaatatgtCCATAAGCCAGAAATTAAGAAGATTGTAAGTCCTTATAACctaaatgaaattttaacaagatttaatcaaaattcCCCCAAAAACATAACCATTAAGGATCTTCAGGAAGAAATAAGCCAGTAAATGAAGGAAATTCAGGATTTAAGATAATTCACAAGCTTAGGTTTTACAAACCTCCAAGACCATATCAACAAGATTTTTGTTAACCAAGGAAACCTTGAAGAGGTTCTAGAATCTTCACAAGTGAATGAAAAAGTGGCAAATTTATACTTGAATAGTGTTAGCAGGGTTATTTTCCAAAAGTGAGAAGTTTTCCTAACTATAGTAATGAATGATAAGTTTGTCCTTGATACagttgctttgattgattcaggagcagcttcGAATTGCCAACAAGAAGGTTTAGTACCAACCCAGTTTTATGAGAAAACTAAGCAAGCACTTTCAGGAACCAATGGTAAAAGACTTACATTGGTTACAAAAGTAACCAAGACAtttgtattaagcaaaccttcattctAGTTAGAGACTTGAAGGAAAAGGTTCTCTTAGGAGTACCCTTTTTAAACTCTATCTACCCTATTAGAGTAGATAACCAAAGTATAAGAGCAACACTcttagataaggaaattctCTTTGAGTTCACTAATCCACCTAATGAATGGAATATAAATACTTTAAGAGATCAAGTGATTAAggttaaagaaaatcaagttaatattttaagacaagaaattaatcttgtaAGAATTGAAGAACAATTAAAAGTTAAGAAACTCAAGATGCAGTAGAAAGATTTAAGAATAAGATTGTTGGAGAAGTTTGCTCTAACATTCCTAATGCGTTTTGGCATAGGAAGCATAATGAGGTGAAGTTACCTTATGACCTAgattttagtgagaaaaatattcccactaAAGCCTGACCTATCCAGATGAATAAGGATTTAGTAAGCTATCGTGAAAAGGAAATCCAAGATCTTGATAAGAAGTTGACAAAAAAAAGTCccggtgtttgtttttttgttaaatagaaaaaaccaaaatatttgattttttctattaagctaaaagtaatttgttgatatcatccaacataactaaagtgaacttgttatcgATAGGTTCGGTTTAGTTATATTGGATGATGTCAACAAGTTACTTttggcttaatagaaaaaaccaaatattttggctttttctattcagccaaaaaacaaacactacctaagTCCCCTTGGAGTTGTTTAGTCTTCTATGTTCAGAAACAAATTGAATTAGAAATAAGAACACCTAGGCTAGTAATCAATTACAAGCATCTTAATGATGCATTAAGATGGATTAGGTATCATATTCCAAATAAGAAAGACCTCCTTCAAAGGTTAGTTAAGTCTAAGGTTTtttctaagtttgatatgaaattgggattttggcAAATCTAGATTATAGAAAAAGATAGGTATAAGACATCCTTTGTGGTACCATTTGGATATCATGAATGGAACGTAATGCCCTTTGGTCTTAAGAATGCCCATTCGAAATTCCAGAgcataatgaatgaaatctttaaTTAGTTTTCTGATTTCATCATTGTCTACATTGACGATGTTTTGGTTTACTTTACATTCATAGAATAACATTGGAAACATCTCAATAAGTTTGTCCAGACCATTAAAGAAAATGGTTTAAGCTTGTCAGCCACTAAGATTAATCTGTTTCAGACTAAGATAAGATTCCTAGGCCATCATATTTACTAAGGAACCATTACTCCTATTCAAAGATCAATCCAAATTGCTGATAAGTTTCCTAATGAGATTAAGAATAAGAAACAATTACAGGGTTTCTTAAAAAGCCTTAATTATGTGTTAGAATTCCTTAAGGGCATAAGGCCAGTTATGTGCCCCATTaagacaaagacttaagaaGAATCTAGTTCCATGGAATGAGGAACACACTAAGATTGTCAAAATTGTTAAGTCTAGAATCAAGACTCTATCATGTCTAGCCTTAGCCGATCCTGAAACCTTTAAGATTGTTGAAATTGATGCTTCAGATATAGGTTATGGTGGAATCCTTAAGCAGAAATATGGTAACCAAAAGAGATTAGTTAAGTTTACTTCATGAACCTGGAATAATGCCCAACTCAATTACAtcaccataaaaataaaaataaataaaaaataaataaaaagtttttaaacattgttttatgtatttcaaaatttcaagatgatcttttaaactaagaatttttattaagagttgATGGAAAATCCACAAAATTAgttttacaaaaagatgttaaaaatatagcttCTAAGCATATTTTTGCAAGATGGCAAACGATGTTaagtaattttgattttcaaatcgaatatattaaaagagaaaataactcaatccctgatttcttaactcatgaatttttgcaggatTCACGAAATCATGaccccaaaaaaagaaaaacaacctcTTAAGCCTATTAAGAAATCCCAAGATTCTAAGAAACCCATTAAGTCCTTCTAGAAAAATTCATGTTGTTATACTATGAGCATTTTGAGGTTGCAGGTTCTTGTAGCATTTCAAAAGATTTACTATATTAAAAAACCCTTAAGATTATCTCATCCCTTAGTAGGGATAAAGGAGCAAGTTCAAGTTTTCTACCTTTTGTGGAGGATTCCTTCCCCACAAATCCATCTATTAATGATACTAGCCCTTTATCTGTTTATCTCAAAAGTCTTTGTGATTTGTAGGAAAAATGTAAAACTTtggaaagaaaactagaaatgGTTTACTTTCTCAAAGTCTAGCAAGTGAATCAAGCCCATTTTTCCCCaatggaaaatggtgagaataaGCAATCCACCTCACTGGTGGATGAAGTAAAATTGAGTGAGAATGAGTGGaagaattttaagataaaaatgtattttcataagaaaaagaTGTTGTATTCTCTTAAGCAAGATGTCTGCCTATTGATCCAAGAAAAAGCTAAACACATGGCGGAagacaaacaaatttttatttcttcttatcTTCAATACCTTCGTCTTTATCTCTCAACCATCCCTAGCCTGCATATCCCAtgtttaaattttgtcaaagaCATGGAATTTGACAATTCTAAGTTCTATAGAATTATTGAAGACCCCCTTCCTTTACCAACAAGGTATTAAACAACTGTTCTGCAAATGTAACAGGAATTTTAAGATTAGTCGTGTTTGCTTAAACTTATAGTATTACAAGCCAATCTATCTTCCATACAAACATGATAAATTGATCATAACTCCAGAGTTACTCTTGGATTATGGATTGGTTCATCAAATTGTCTATTTAAATCCTAATCATACAACAAATTTTGGAAGAAAGTTGGTTTTAAGTTTGCTACAAGGATTTAAGATGAATAAGAAGTTTGTTGATGCAATCATCATTAGCAAAGCTCCATAATGGATTTCTGATGGAAGCCTATTACCTGTACAACATAATATCTCTCTCTATTATCATAATAGAAGGCCAACTTTGCTATCCTGCCTTCTTGATTATACTAATCTTTGTGTTGAGCATATTAAAAATCAGATTAAGTACTAGAAAGGTAGAATTATCAACTGTGATTTTGAGGCTTTCCCAAGGGTATGGGTTACTTGATCGTTGCAGACTCCTTTCATCAAATCTTCTGCAACAAGAAAATTGATCATCTCCCGATCAAATCCATCACTGAGGATGTCAAGTTACTTGACGAACATCAAAGGTATTATTTTCTCCCTTGATTTTCATTAAGACATAGTCGTTTAAGCATGTTGTTTGCATTAGGATTCTCCAccgaaaatatataaatttacgTTACGCTCCCCTTGTTCCACTCCGCTCCACTCCAGCATTtgcccatttttctccatatatgtCTTTCCCTcaatatgagccacatactacaacatgttgatcttgaaattttgtcttATTCACTATTTAAGTTTCATataaatggattttgaattgTACAACCCAACCAACCTGAACTCAACTCAATCGACTTGAGTCTAACTTAAACAACTCGAACTAAACCTAAACTTAGACAAATGAGGTTAAGTTAGACTTAGATTGAGTATGTTGGATTAGAGATTGGGTTAGGTTAAACTCAagttgattgtttcttaattcaGATTAGGCTTGGGTTAGCTAATCATCAACCCAATCAACCCGTCCAAGTTGCAATTGTAAAtataacaaagttttttttttaattatttcaattaatatAGTTCCATGGTTTTAATaagaaattataatttgatttagcTAAAATTCCTGATAAATTCATAACTTTCAAGTCAATCTTAAACCCATGTACAAACTAACATGATTAGTAACTCTTAAAATTAGATTATAAATATTAGTATTCAAATTACCTTAAAACCCTGTCTGGAAAAGTTTTTTATTACTCTCATATTTCACAATTTAAATCTTATTTGGATGATGTTtaacataaaaacaaataattactactataattaatatttaagattatattttaaaattgcttttattaaacataaaaaaaaaatccataaattttaattacataaaaatttaCTAGTCTTTGAAAATACCATGGATCcttaattaatatcaattaagtTAACCCACAAATTTATTACTAATtaacttgaaattatttttagattaattGTATCTTAAAgagaaatttctaaaaattctcacATTTTTCACCAACTTTACTTCCATATTCAAATCTTCATGGGTAAAGTTATAGGTGTAGGATTTATCAATTTTCCCATAATCAAAttacttaggtggtgtttgttttttggttgaatggaaaaaatcaaaattttaactttttctattcattgAAAGGTAATTTGttgatatcaaccaatataactaaattaaacctattgataacaagtttattttaatcatattggttaatatcaataggataatagaaaaaatcaaaatatttgactttttatattcagccaaaaaacaaacattaccTTAGTTACAAacatatttatcaaattgaCATTATTTAACTTGGTCCACAAGTTTATCACATAACATAAAAGAAACCTAAACCTAGCTTGGTATACAAGCTAATTCCAATTCCCTAATCCGAATAGCCTGAGAATATTGCATTCCTAACGTACAATATTAAACAACATAGACATATACctccaaaaagaaagaaacattgAGGTTGCTTTCCTCTCCCTTTTTCCTCTTGCCCCTCTTTAAGTCAAAGATTAGAGGGTGCTAAATTCCGCAAGAGACAAAGTGCATGAAAATCAATTGATGGAATATTTATATATCCCCATGCAATGCTATCTACATGCATGCACCCTTCTCCAACCACACAATTACTACAAATTCTTTGTGCTTTCTCTTATGAAAATTGATGAGATGGTACCATGTGTATAGAGAAATGAGATGATATTACAATGCTTTTTTACTCAATTGATCCCGAAGAGAAATAGACAGCtataataataagttttttGTTTAGATAGTTCCCCTCTTTAAATTTGATTGAGAATGTGTTCATCCTTAGTACCTAACACCAATATTGCCCTTACTTGACGTGCTTCTAACTTCactcaaattaaaattaatagaacTAAAACTTTGGATTACCTTCTGAAATGCTTAAAATCTGAATTGATTGTTTTACCAATGAATTCTCTACTTTAAGTCGTAATTGAAActacaaaaatttgaaaacacctTGTTTTCACAGCATAAATATTTTAACCTTcttttttatgaagaaaaaaattatatagaaatcaaaagagaaaacttTCTTGCAGAAATATGTTTTTTCGACTTTGCTTAAAGTGAGTGAAAgagagaggtttttttttttttaatgattatatagtgacaaaaatgaagttttaaCTCCGACAAAGACATTCAAAGAATCTTATGTATTCAACCGTATAggaaattataatattaataaattaaacaatttaattaaatttttagagctttgcttttgttttgAGTCATTGTAACTCTACGTTATATCACTTTAGTCTTCAGATTTGTTGTGatgatacaaatatatatatatatatattgactaATAGAaatctaaatatttaaaaaaaaaaaaaaaaaacccctttgCTTTATTCATAGGAAAGGTAAAATAAGTATTTCAAATTGGACGAAAAATTATCTTCGCtctattttttgataaaatataaattcaaattccaaCCGCTCTTTCGAAATGAATGCTTCATCTAAGGTGAGTTGAGGACAGTAGGGTATTGTATAGATGTTGAATTTGACATGGTAGTAAACTCGTATTCTGGGTGATGCTCATTAGATATAAAACTTTCTTCCTCCATTGATCCTTATGTGACACGTAATTATTAGTATATGCTCCAATGCGAAATTAGATATCAAAAATCATTATGGTCTCTATCTTCAATGGCATGCCACGTAATCAAATCTTCCATGCATATTCAATTCTCTGAAGAATGATCCttcttttttctccatttttttttttgtatttccgGTCATTTTTCAATTTCGTTCTTGTCAGCctttagttataaaaaaaaaaaaaagttttgattttttattttttattttattttcttttaatttttttaaagtttggcAGGTTGGTCATGTGATATACATTTGATTAATTATGCTCACAATTGAGTTATTTGgtacaatttttaattttattgtgcATATCACAGTCGACCCCAACTTACTACAATAATTGGGTTGTGTTGACCCAACTCGACCTTTTGACATTTAGGATCACGAGCCAAAATGGGTGACCCAGCCCATTGGATTGGACACCTCTATAGGTAGGTTCAAGTAAAAGGTCCAAGTCTAGtataaaatccatttttttactaaattattttaatataccgattaagtaatttaaaatttaattatattttattttatttaaaatttaccTACTCACTACTCACTTCCTTTGATTGTAAATTAATCACACACCTTCACACACAACTTCTCCTTTTAACTCTTTTCATTTCCCTCACCTGCCTCTGGCCCATTGCCTTCTCATCCTCAACCAAAAATACAGAGATTTTCATGGGAGCACCCACCAACTGTATTATTCTTCTTCAGATGCCAGTGACTAGATTCATTTTCCCAGATGGCACCCTCTGAATGGCAGAAGCATCTATTTACTGGTGGCCCCAAAACCAATGACACTCTTCAGATTTTTAATTGCCCATATCTCAATGGTTGTcatccaccaccaccaccaccaccaccttccTCCAATCATATCCAAAGACTGCCCTACCTCAAGTCATTGTTATAGCTTTCCTCCAAAAAAAACCCCGAACTTCCCAATACACAATACACAAACAAAAGGGAAAGCTCCAGCTTTGATTGTGCTAAGCTGGCACCAGCTTCATCATCATATGCCCTCCTCTCCTTTATCCCTTGTGTCTATCCTCCTTTCCTAAGtcctatgtatatatatagcCTCTCTTTCTCCCCTTGAAGCTCACCATCCACTCATTCACCAATACTACATTGCACACACACACTCTCCATCTTTCTTTTTGTGTGTGAAACATGGGGTTTTCTTCATATGAGTATTCAGTTTTGGTGTTGGTTTTGGCAATGATGGTGGCTACTGCCTCTGCTAGTAACTTCTATCAAGACTTTGACATAACATGGGGCGATCATCGCGCTAAGATGTTCAATGGAGGGCAGCTTCTCTCTCTGTCCCTCGACAAGGTCTCTGGCTCTGGCTTCCAGTCCAAGCGAGAGTATCTATTTGGGAGGATTGATATGCAACTCAAGCTTGTTGCTGGCAACTCTGCTGGCACTGTCACTGCCTACTATGTATGTTTGATAACTCCTAAAGCTTAAACTGTTTTTTCCTGCCTAAAATTTACTTTAAGGGTGGTGAGGGTGTTGCATATATATCATCTTTATGAGTATGCATTGGGTATGAAGTTTTTTTGCCAACCTTCATGTAGGACTAACAATCAGCTGCTGTTGTTTGTGTTGCAGTTGTCGTCTCAGGGACCGACACACGATGAGATCGACTTCGAGTTCTTAGGAAACCTTAGTGGGGATCCATATATCCTGCATACTAATATGTTCACTCAAGGGAAAGGGAACAGGGAGCAACAGTTCTATCTCTGGTTCGACCCCACTAGAAATTTCCACACCTATTCTGTCATCTGGAACCCCCAGCAGATCATGTAAGAGAGCACACTCAACTAACCATCCTCAATATATAAGCTTTAGAATGAAAAACAAGTGGAAACTAAGCAAAAAGGCAGGGTAACTAAGAAATCCAATGAATAATGAGCAGAAAACACAAAGGAAAGGATTGAGAAATGCCAAGAAAAATCAggggaaataaaaatttagactAGCAATCCCCAGGCTCCTACCTGCACATTTCTTCATGTTTCCGTCATAATTTCACTCCATTTGGGTTTcctatatgttttttgtttcagGGGAGACCACTTCCCATCTCCATAAAGCATTTCCCCTAAAACCAATAAGCCAACTTCCATGTTTACTATGCTTTAACAATTACTGACACAGTAGCTGCTTCTCTTTTCAGTTTCTTGGTGGATAATACTCCCATAAGACTATTCAGAAATGCAGAATCAATGGGTGTTCCCTTCCCCAAGAACCAACCAATGAGAATTTACTCGAGCCTATGGAATGCGGATGACTGGGCCACAAGAGGAGGGTTGGTGAAAACTGATTGGTCCAAAGCCCCCTTTACAGCATACTACAGGAACTTCAGAGCCTACACCTCCACCTCCTCAAACTCATTCTCTAATAGTGCATGGCAGTTCCAAGAGCTTGATGCCAACAGCCGAAGACGACTGAGATGGGTTCAGAAAAATTTCATGATTTACAACTATTGCACCGACTACAAACGCTTCCCTCAAGGCCTTCCTCCTGAGTGTAAAAACTCAAAAGTTTAGTCTCTGGAAAACAGGATAAGGATCTCTACTAAAAGAAAGAGTTGAGCTTGTATTATATTTCATGGTAGAGATCATTTAGTACTTCTGTTGTGCATATTCCACTTGTTTGGGTGCTTAAGAggttaaataaaacatattgtTGACAATTGTTTGTTGTTTGAATCATGGGTTTAATGTAACAAAAGTATACTTCAGCCACTCTTCAAACAGTTGGCAATTGATGGTTAGAATTTGTATCACCAGGCAGTTATTGTTTGAGGGCATCTCATTCGAGTGGTGAGAGGGGGGGTGAGGTTGAAATTGAAATTGCTATTTCCTGTTTGCACCTCAATAATTCAATATGAAGGATGTTCATACTCCATGTTGAGTGAAAGAGAGATCTAAAAGGACAAGAAATTCCAGAATAATTGAAGAGCCTGAAAATTCCTCAAAGTTGTATCCAATATTAAGACAACAAGTCTTCCTCCTTtggaatggtcttccaattaTTTGTCACTCTGTCTATAGAAAATCCTACAGATATCAACATATTTCCTAACTACATGTCAGTTGTAAAACTAAACCAAGTTTCATATCCATGCTGAAAATTTCCTCATCTACTAAACTCATTTCCCCTACTCACTGTGGATCCAAAGAATGATTAAACTCAGACCCTGCTTCAGTAGACTAATTGCTAGATAATGGCCTTCTGAACACAAACGAGAAGAAGTATAATAAGACACCACTCTTAAGATTGTTATGCTTAGACATTGCACATTTAAATCTTACTGATGAATCTAAAAATTTCTCTATGCTCATCTATCCTCACTATTTGGCAACTGTCATTTCCAGTTGCTGATAAAAGATTTTACAATCTTTAAAAAGGCTGAATCCTGTGGAACATAATTTTGCAATTCAAAGATGACTAAACAAAACCACAATCCTAAAGTTATATGAGACATGATTTCAAGAGTACATATTCCGAACACAAACCCTTTTATAAGAGCTCTTCTGATCAGTGCCATGAATACATCCGTATCACATTTGCTAAAGCTAAACTGGAATTATTCCAAACTAATAGCAGTTATAATTATTCTTCTAATCAGCACCACGAAAACAACAAAATTCACATTAAGGGAACCTACATCTAAACAGATCTCTCAAAAAATTAGCTGAAAAATAGGTGGAATCCATAACAATGCACAGAGAAGAATTTATTGATGTGAAATCATTTTAGGTATACATATTCCAAACTTAAAGCAATTAAGATGATTCTTCAAATCAAAGCCATAAAAGATGCTCGTATTCACACTAGTTGAAGCTAAAGTAGCATCTTACAGAGCTTCAAGACATGAAGCTAAAGAAGCTGAAATCCATAACAAATGGCTACATATTAAATGCAGACAGTGTTGTGTGTGGTGGCAAGCATAGCTTTCTGGAttcatgatttttcttttatacaacTATTGTTTGCCCTCTTCCACAGGTAAATTATATCTATCAACTTCTCAGCAACATTAAATGTCACT
This region of Vitis vinifera cultivar Pinot Noir 40024 chromosome 5, ASM3070453v1 genomic DNA includes:
- the LOC100255642 gene encoding xyloglucan endotransglucosylase protein 1; this encodes MGFSSYEYSVLVLVLAMMVATASASNFYQDFDITWGDHRAKMFNGGQLLSLSLDKVSGSGFQSKREYLFGRIDMQLKLVAGNSAGTVTAYYLSSQGPTHDEIDFEFLGNLSGDPYILHTNMFTQGKGNREQQFYLWFDPTRNFHTYSVIWNPQQIIFLVDNTPIRLFRNAESMGVPFPKNQPMRIYSSLWNADDWATRGGLVKTDWSKAPFTAYYRNFRAYTSTSSNSFSNSAWQFQELDANSRRRLRWVQKNFMIYNYCTDYKRFPQGLPPECKNSKV